The following are from one region of the Stanieria sp. NIES-3757 genome:
- a CDS encoding methylglyoxal synthase-like protein has protein sequence MARKIALIAHDRKKDDIVAFVSRHAPVLARYHLIATGTTGERIQNATNLTIERMESGPIGGDTQIAAQIVAGEVVGVIFLIDPLYAQPHEPDIQALLRVCNVHNVALATNLATAEAFVDSLANSVVAHLIYNPVSGQGDGQQELDLIKELLEPHLHLEVHLTTPDISAEELAQTALADRPDLIIASGGDGTVSAVAGAVIGTDIPLGVIPRGTANAFSMALGITQQLNQIRRACEIILAGHIRTIDAAFCNDLPLILLAGVGYEAEIIEKADREAKNRWGSLAYIMAGWQQLNEHVLFDAEIELEGEIRQFQAGAITVANVAPPTSVLAQGIGEVVVDDGLLDVTITTAATKLQAVTTMLGMLGGALIKTNTELENVVHLKAKKLRIAAEPPQKVVLDGEIIGTTPLEIKCIPQGLKVFVPKPI, from the coding sequence ATGGCGAGAAAGATTGCTTTAATTGCCCACGATCGCAAAAAGGATGATATTGTTGCTTTTGTTAGTCGTCATGCTCCTGTGTTAGCTCGTTACCATCTGATTGCTACAGGCACAACTGGAGAAAGAATTCAAAACGCGACTAATTTAACTATAGAACGAATGGAATCAGGTCCGATTGGAGGAGATACGCAAATTGCTGCTCAAATCGTGGCTGGCGAAGTAGTAGGTGTGATTTTTCTAATCGATCCTCTTTATGCTCAACCGCATGAACCCGATATTCAAGCTTTGTTGAGGGTTTGTAATGTTCATAATGTCGCACTCGCAACTAATTTGGCTACCGCAGAAGCGTTTGTTGACAGTTTAGCTAATAGTGTCGTTGCTCATCTTATTTATAATCCTGTTTCTGGTCAAGGAGATGGTCAACAAGAGTTAGATTTGATTAAAGAGTTGCTCGAACCTCATTTACATTTAGAAGTTCATTTAACTACCCCAGATATTAGTGCAGAAGAATTAGCCCAAACAGCGCTCGCAGATCGTCCCGATTTGATTATTGCTTCTGGTGGTGATGGGACAGTTTCTGCTGTAGCAGGTGCAGTAATTGGCACAGATATACCTTTGGGAGTTATTCCCCGAGGTACAGCTAATGCTTTTTCGATGGCTTTAGGAATTACTCAACAACTCAATCAAATTAGAAGAGCGTGTGAAATAATCTTAGCAGGACATATAAGAACTATTGATGCTGCTTTTTGTAATGATTTACCGCTAATTTTATTGGCTGGTGTGGGTTACGAAGCAGAAATTATCGAAAAAGCTGACCGAGAGGCTAAAAATCGTTGGGGTTCTCTAGCTTATATTATGGCAGGTTGGCAACAGTTGAATGAACATGTGTTATTTGATGCAGAAATAGAGCTTGAAGGCGAAATCAGACAGTTTCAGGCAGGGGCAATTACCGTTGCTAATGTAGCACCACCTACTTCAGTTTTAGCTCAAGGTATTGGGGAAGTCGTTGTTGATGATGGTTTATTAGATGTCACTATTACTACCGCAGCTACTAAATTACAAGCAGTAACGACAATGTTGGGAATGCTTGGAGGTGCTTTAATTAAGACTAATACAGAATTAGAAAATGTAGTTCATCTGAAAGCCAAAAAACTTAGAATTGCAGCCGAGCCTCCGCAAAAAGTTGTATTAGATGGAGAAATTATTGGTACTACTCCTTTAGAAATTAAATGTATTCCTCAAGGATTAAAAGTATTTGTTCCTAAACCAATTTAA
- a CDS encoding MltA domain protein, with protein MRKLLAALTLTIGLSVLIADSLVATAAPLQKIEINHSSLGIDEQLWGRVEQPGDLQALLQAIDHSLSYLNTPAAVKAYQNYSIAGFSLDRVRRSLTRFRQLLLTAKSPYELQQTVTAEFDFYQSVGNDNQGTVAFTGYFEPVYQASAVPTVEYRYPLYRKPANFANWSQPHPSRLQLEGKDGLLGNKSILAGSEIVWLRDRMEAFLVQVQGSARLELTDGRTLTVGYDGSTDYPYKSLGGELVKEGIFTLEELTLPKLINYFQTHPEALDKYIPRNNRFIFFRETNGQPPTGSLNVPVTGDRSIATDKSIMPPGALGLIVAPIPYPNQNGSLTIQNVNRYVLDQDTGSAIKGAGRVDIFLGSGQEAGDRAGLLNGTGKLYYLLLK; from the coding sequence ATGAGAAAATTACTTGCAGCCCTGACTTTAACTATCGGGCTTTCTGTTCTAATTGCCGATAGTTTAGTTGCTACAGCAGCACCCTTACAAAAAATAGAAATTAATCATTCTTCTTTGGGAATAGATGAGCAATTATGGGGTAGGGTAGAACAACCAGGAGATTTACAAGCACTTCTTCAAGCAATTGACCATAGTCTTTCTTATCTTAATACTCCAGCAGCCGTTAAAGCTTACCAAAATTATTCTATTGCTGGGTTTAGTTTAGATCGGGTTCGTCGTTCTTTAACTCGTTTTCGCCAACTGCTACTGACTGCTAAATCACCATACGAATTACAACAAACAGTGACAGCAGAATTTGATTTTTATCAATCTGTTGGTAATGATAATCAAGGTACAGTAGCTTTTACAGGTTACTTTGAGCCAGTTTATCAAGCTAGTGCTGTTCCTACGGTAGAATATCGCTATCCTCTCTATCGCAAGCCTGCTAACTTTGCTAATTGGTCACAACCTCATCCTAGTCGTTTGCAATTAGAAGGAAAAGATGGTCTGTTGGGCAATAAAAGTATTTTAGCTGGTTCAGAAATAGTTTGGTTACGCGATCGCATGGAAGCTTTTTTAGTTCAGGTGCAGGGTTCGGCTAGATTAGAACTTACCGATGGTAGGACGCTCACGGTAGGCTACGATGGTAGTACCGATTATCCTTATAAGAGTCTTGGTGGTGAATTAGTTAAAGAAGGTATTTTTACCTTAGAAGAATTAACCCTACCTAAATTAATTAATTATTTTCAGACTCATCCTGAAGCTTTAGATAAATATATTCCTAGAAATAATCGTTTTATCTTTTTTCGAGAAACTAATGGTCAACCACCAACAGGAAGTTTAAATGTACCTGTCACTGGCGATCGCTCTATTGCTACGGACAAATCAATTATGCCTCCTGGTGCTTTAGGCTTGATCGTTGCGCCTATTCCCTATCCTAACCAAAACGGTTCATTAACCATTCAGAATGTCAATCGCTATGTCTTAGATCAAGATACGGGTAGTGCGATTAAAGGTGCAGGAAGAGTAGATATCTTTTTGGGAAGTGGTCAAGAGGCAGGCGATCGCGCTGGGTTACTTAATGGTACAGGAAAATTATATTATTTACTTCTCAAATAA
- a CDS encoding unnamed protein product yields MELKSRLDLTEIFCDVDDFYNSFEKHCHDLPQLTASTGEKISSCRMSLSEVMTIVIAFHGSGYRTFKEFYTLQVRPHWKKAFPSLVSYNRFVELMPWSMMLLCYFLQTRKGEVTGISFIDSTPIEVCCPSRSRSHRVFEGLVGWGKNSVGWHYGFKLHLIINDQGELLAFKLTPRNTDDRKPVPDLTQDIIGKLFGDRGYISQELFEKLDEQGLQLITRHKKNMKQKLVKLMDKILLRKRSLIETVNDQLKNISQIEHSRHRSVWNFMVNLFGGLIAYTYLPQKPSLDLEPKGLPALPPALF; encoded by the coding sequence ATGGAATTAAAATCTCGTCTCGATCTTACCGAAATTTTTTGTGATGTAGATGATTTCTACAACAGTTTTGAAAAACACTGTCATGACCTACCTCAATTAACTGCGAGCACTGGCGAAAAAATATCTAGTTGTCGTATGAGTTTAAGTGAAGTGATGACGATTGTGATTGCCTTTCATGGTAGTGGTTATCGAACATTCAAGGAATTCTATACTCTACAAGTGAGACCTCACTGGAAAAAAGCTTTTCCCTCTCTGGTTAGCTACAATCGTTTTGTCGAGCTAATGCCTTGGTCGATGATGCTTTTATGTTACTTCTTACAGACTAGAAAAGGAGAAGTTACAGGAATTAGCTTCATCGATTCGACTCCGATAGAGGTATGTTGTCCCAGTCGCAGTCGCTCACATCGAGTCTTTGAAGGGCTAGTAGGATGGGGCAAAAATTCTGTGGGTTGGCATTATGGCTTTAAGCTACACCTAATTATTAATGATCAAGGAGAACTACTAGCTTTTAAGTTGACTCCTAGGAATACTGATGACCGTAAACCAGTTCCCGATCTGACTCAAGACATCATTGGCAAGCTCTTTGGCGATCGCGGCTATATTTCTCAAGAACTGTTTGAAAAGCTTGATGAACAAGGACTACAACTGATTACTCGGCACAAAAAGAACATGAAACAGAAGTTGGTCAAACTGATGGACAAAATTTTGTTACGCAAACGCTCCTTGATTGAAACCGTTAACGATCAACTTAAGAATATCTCTCAAATCGAACATTCTCGACATCGAAGTGTTTGGAACTTCATGGTGAATCTCTTTGGAGGGTTGATTGCATACACTTATCTACCCCAAAAACCTTCCCTTGATTTAGAACCCAAAGGATTGCCAGCTCTACCTCCTGCCCTTTTTTGA
- a CDS encoding Heavy metal transport/detoxification protein: MTMELKVPSMVCEGCVDTVNKAILTHEPEAEVNIDLATKKVTVNTQASEESIKQIIVATGHEVA, from the coding sequence ATGACGATGGAACTCAAAGTACCCAGTATGGTTTGTGAAGGCTGTGTCGATACAGTTAATAAAGCGATTCTAACTCATGAACCAGAAGCAGAAGTTAATATCGATCTTGCTACCAAAAAGGTGACTGTCAATACTCAAGCTTCAGAAGAATCAATTAAACAAATCATCGTTGCAACTGGACATGAAGTAGCATAA
- a CDS encoding FkbM family methyltransferase, protein MELNLGQPPMLMQLYSRLMHHLSISSGLTKLSFNPIVDQQFSNCNGLLTAKMLNGMSIKVEPNDYHGRVLYLFGTNDPKVHAVTQGLLFPGYRFLDIGANYSSIGLLATDRVGSSGQVHLFEPQPHICQYVEEAIKKTGLTNVHLHRVALMDREGEMQLAKPQDHSGMATLIDYCDQTTWDSISVPVKNIANHIPPLIDSAPFGVKIDVEGAEPYLMPWLLDQPNLQFMIFEAAHNHQQLWDLIEAKPDFKLYGLERVIFTQRIRHVPSFNEMSLYHDLVAVRFPDTLELPVSINPYALGRMLKKHRQFSEQSN, encoded by the coding sequence ATGGAATTAAATCTAGGTCAACCTCCCATGCTGATGCAACTTTATAGTCGGCTAATGCATCATCTATCTATTTCAAGCGGTCTGACGAAATTATCTTTTAACCCGATTGTAGACCAACAGTTTTCCAATTGTAATGGTCTACTGACTGCTAAGATGCTCAATGGGATGAGTATCAAAGTTGAACCGAATGATTATCACGGTCGAGTTTTATATCTGTTTGGAACCAACGACCCTAAAGTTCACGCCGTAACACAAGGATTATTATTTCCAGGCTATCGATTTTTAGATATCGGTGCTAACTATTCCTCAATTGGTTTATTGGCTACAGATCGTGTAGGTTCTTCAGGTCAAGTTCATCTCTTTGAACCTCAACCTCATATTTGCCAGTATGTCGAAGAAGCGATCAAAAAGACCGGATTGACTAATGTTCATCTACACAGAGTTGCGTTAATGGATCGTGAGGGGGAAATGCAATTAGCAAAACCTCAAGATCATTCTGGTATGGCTACCTTAATCGATTATTGCGATCAGACTACCTGGGATTCGATTTCAGTCCCTGTCAAGAATATTGCTAACCATATTCCACCATTAATTGATTCTGCTCCTTTTGGAGTCAAAATAGATGTTGAAGGTGCAGAACCTTATTTAATGCCTTGGTTGCTAGACCAACCCAATCTACAATTTATGATTTTTGAAGCTGCTCATAATCATCAACAACTTTGGGACTTAATCGAAGCAAAACCTGATTTTAAGTTGTATGGTTTAGAGCGAGTAATTTTCACCCAACGTATTCGTCATGTCCCATCCTTTAATGAGATGAGTCTTTATCACGATCTGGTTGCAGTGAGATTTCCTGATACTCTAGAGTTACCCGTCAGTATTAATCCTTACGCTCTTGGTCGCATGCTTAAAAAACATCGTCAATTCTCTGAGCAGTCTAATTAA
- a CDS encoding CheA signal transduction histidine kinase — MSSQLDPAILAAITQEARQCFLDEDAPEYLQALTEGFENRYGSPDFTSILRAAHSLKGGAGLAALPSLQELAHKLEDVLQGIQQNQIEEIDSAWRLVESAINEIAFVLTQARTVDDVLADSNLIAALEALGKFSVSANETTPKQQDNSTFIDKALTQDLEACFINVEELPEDAPEIVIQQCLANFVDECTFLGETLNLSWLVETVAPLPSVLAESPTLESLLFTKEIISLLRNQRDCYLQEQESRVIETDSLITLESESEVAVATSVPNTLVINALTEDLENILTTVEELPEDAPEILIQQCLENFVDECIFLGETLNLAWLVETVTSLTTAIVDLEAQEILSFAQEVIKQLRTKREQYLNPQVATQQAEATTETLTPQVEKTALAQIRIPLQNLEGVTNNVEELIVIQGRLSLQQTQLKQANQRLRSLTRQFEPLREQIQNLYNQLAIESIAGGTSTSSAANELEFDSLELDRYTELHGSLQTFQELMLQIQETRTDLELVNQEVTEDLEQVEKNLATLYTRVTESRLVPFRILAQRFIPQIQTLNRRYQKSVHLEIQGQDTLVDQVLLEQLQTPLTHLLNNAFDHGIESPQERQQNHKSKTAKIALEAKVDHNQLIIKIQDDGQGINLEKVYQRAKEKGICLSDQEFNQFSSEEIINWIFQPDFSTASQVTDLSGRGMGLDIVRTQIRKLRGNLQVHTQWGQGTTFTIKLPLNLSLMSLLLTQVQNRIIAIPSNSVKETLLYSELDWTNTQQTTINWHQKTVSVVSLASLLPCPRSPLVSVQPKVAIVLETALGELAILVDSLLGEDQLIVKPFDDTIPIPSYLAGCTILGTGEVIPVILPQGLEIKSVSATVPISTRSTTLTSQTKTILVAEDSVATRRMLEKILSAVGYQVIVCRDGQEAIDVLNQHQTRIDLVLSDIEMPRVNGFEVLQNIRSHPVWEGIPVVMATSRTGDRHRQQAMDLGATGYLGKPIQPQELLEKIESLLSSNL, encoded by the coding sequence ATGAGTTCCCAGCTAGATCCAGCTATTCTTGCAGCTATTACCCAAGAAGCCCGTCAATGTTTTCTCGATGAAGATGCGCCTGAATATCTGCAAGCTTTAACCGAAGGATTTGAAAATCGTTACGGCTCTCCTGATTTTACTTCTATTTTGCGGGCTGCTCATTCTCTCAAAGGTGGTGCAGGGTTAGCAGCTTTACCTAGCCTGCAAGAATTGGCACATAAATTAGAAGATGTTTTGCAAGGCATTCAACAAAATCAGATCGAAGAAATTGACTCTGCTTGGAGGTTAGTTGAAAGTGCGATTAATGAAATAGCTTTTGTGTTGACTCAAGCGCGGACAGTTGATGATGTTCTTGCTGATAGTAATCTTATTGCTGCTCTGGAGGCTCTAGGAAAATTTTCGGTTTCTGCTAACGAAACTACACCAAAACAACAGGATAATAGTACTTTTATTGATAAAGCTTTAACTCAAGACTTAGAAGCTTGTTTTATTAATGTTGAAGAACTACCTGAAGATGCACCAGAAATTGTAATTCAGCAGTGTTTGGCAAATTTTGTTGATGAATGCACTTTTTTAGGCGAAACTCTCAACTTATCTTGGTTAGTCGAAACTGTTGCACCTTTACCCTCTGTCCTTGCTGAATCACCGACTTTAGAATCTTTACTGTTTACTAAAGAAATTATCTCTCTTTTACGAAATCAAAGAGACTGCTATCTCCAAGAGCAAGAAAGCAGAGTTATCGAGACAGATAGTCTGATTACACTTGAATCAGAGAGTGAAGTAGCTGTAGCAACTTCCGTGCCAAATACTTTAGTTATTAACGCTTTAACTGAAGATTTAGAAAATATCCTAACTACTGTTGAAGAATTACCTGAAGATGCACCAGAAATCTTAATTCAGCAGTGTTTAGAAAATTTTGTTGATGAATGCATTTTTTTAGGAGAAACTCTCAATTTAGCTTGGTTAGTCGAAACCGTTACATCTTTAACTACGGCAATTGTAGACTTAGAAGCTCAAGAAATTTTATCTTTTGCTCAAGAAGTAATTAAACAATTAAGAACTAAACGAGAGCAATATCTCAATCCTCAAGTTGCTACCCAACAAGCAGAAGCAACCACCGAAACTCTTACTCCCCAAGTCGAAAAAACTGCTCTTGCTCAAATTAGAATTCCCCTACAAAATCTTGAAGGAGTTACTAATAACGTTGAAGAATTAATTGTAATTCAAGGGAGATTATCATTACAACAAACACAACTCAAACAAGCCAATCAACGTTTGCGATCTCTGACTCGTCAATTTGAACCACTCCGCGAACAAATTCAAAATCTTTACAATCAACTGGCAATTGAATCTATTGCTGGTGGGACTTCTACTTCTAGTGCTGCTAATGAGCTTGAATTCGATTCTTTAGAATTAGACCGCTATACCGAACTTCATGGTAGTCTACAAACTTTCCAAGAATTGATGCTACAAATTCAAGAAACTCGTACTGACTTAGAACTAGTTAATCAGGAAGTTACAGAAGATTTAGAACAAGTTGAAAAAAATCTCGCCACTCTCTATACCAGAGTTACAGAATCTCGTCTAGTTCCTTTTCGGATCTTGGCACAGAGATTTATCCCTCAAATTCAAACTCTAAATCGACGTTATCAAAAATCAGTTCACCTGGAAATTCAAGGACAAGATACTTTAGTTGACCAAGTATTATTAGAACAGCTACAAACACCTCTGACTCATTTACTTAATAACGCTTTCGATCATGGAATTGAATCGCCCCAAGAACGTCAACAAAATCATAAATCAAAAACAGCCAAAATTGCTTTAGAAGCCAAAGTCGATCACAATCAGTTAATTATTAAAATTCAAGATGATGGTCAAGGGATTAATTTAGAAAAAGTCTATCAACGAGCGAAAGAAAAAGGAATCTGTCTTTCAGACCAAGAATTTAATCAATTTAGTTCAGAAGAAATTATTAACTGGATCTTTCAACCCGATTTTTCTACTGCATCTCAAGTAACCGATTTATCTGGACGAGGGATGGGTTTAGATATTGTCCGTACCCAAATCCGTAAATTAAGAGGAAATCTCCAAGTTCACACTCAATGGGGTCAAGGCACTACTTTTACGATCAAATTACCTCTCAACCTGAGTTTAATGTCATTGTTGCTAACACAGGTACAAAATCGGATTATTGCCATTCCTAGTAACAGTGTCAAAGAAACGCTACTTTATTCCGAACTTGATTGGACTAATACACAACAAACAACGATCAATTGGCATCAAAAAACAGTTTCAGTTGTTTCATTAGCCAGTTTACTCCCTTGTCCGAGATCGCCATTAGTCTCAGTGCAGCCTAAAGTTGCCATTGTTTTAGAAACTGCTTTGGGAGAATTAGCCATCTTAGTAGATAGTTTACTCGGAGAAGATCAATTAATTGTTAAACCTTTTGATGATACTATTCCTATCCCTTCGTATTTAGCTGGTTGTACGATTCTAGGTACAGGAGAAGTTATTCCTGTTATCTTGCCTCAAGGTTTAGAAATCAAATCTGTTTCAGCAACTGTTCCTATTTCTACTCGCTCAACAACTCTCACCAGTCAAACCAAGACAATTTTAGTCGCAGAAGATTCGGTAGCAACCAGACGGATGTTAGAAAAAATCTTATCAGCCGTTGGCTATCAAGTAATTGTTTGTCGAGATGGACAAGAAGCAATAGATGTACTAAATCAACATCAAACCAGAATCGATTTAGTTTTATCAGACATCGAAATGCCTAGAGTTAATGGCTTTGAGGTACTTCAAAATATCCGTTCCCATCCAGTTTGGGAAGGAATACCCGTAGTTATGGCAACTTCTCGCACGGGCGATCGCCATCGGCAACAAGCCATGGATTTAGGTGCAACTGGTTATCTCGGTAAACCAATTCAACCACAAGAATTATTAGAAAAAATTGAATCTTTGTTGTCAAGTAATTTATGA
- a CDS encoding methyl-accepting chemotaxis sensory transducer, which yields MSEQQQNQSIADDYSNLVGKILEANNLEKAGETDKAIAIYQEVLELDGNGTYGAVAQKALANLTQSKTEATTEEAVQSETSKDDFFWNKISLRWKVTLFALTISTVPVIGIGAIAYYLGWQSLNQQITQTEQASAIAIADKLNRFMKERHTDIQIIAKQGYLINPIIRNSTSQAEKESIVNNYLASYPTYDSIASFDLNGDVLVQSKGPKIGNSKERKYFQEVIKTKKIYISQPEISDSSEEMVIHIASPIIDKESKQMIGVVRSRMPIQNVEEVIKNFGANQEEYHLVDANGNFFIASEKEQVGRKLVEDFPGIDTLVNSKQTGTIFTTDQVDNAKQLVSYTPFPSLEGLPDLNWSSVVGIDEAVAFAPQKQLLLALTIGTGMTVLLVAAISTWLAYQGTLPILKFTTAVQKLGEGKLDTRLETQGTDELAELGSNINTMAQQLESFLNKQEIEAKKQKQEKERLQQEVINLLLDIEGAQKGDLTIEAKLTEGAVGSIADAFNATIRKLRGLVLQVQSVSNEVNELSQAGETSVNQLSWAAVNQAEEINQALENIANINNSIQDVASSAQEAAKVARMALNKAHKGDTTMDKTVESIEKIRNTVANTAKKVKQLAESSQEISQIVEIISGISEKTNLLAFNASIEAARAGEHGEGFRIVADEVRRLADRVTEATKDIQQLVGNIQQETAEVLQAMEVGTTEVVTGTELVRKTKQTLQVLASTSEQIDQYLQSISTNTQAQTSTSQLINEKMAGVATIAKSTSLEAQEVVESLRNLVKEAETLQSSVAQFRLQS from the coding sequence ATGTCTGAGCAACAGCAAAATCAATCTATCGCAGATGATTATAGTAATTTAGTTGGCAAAATTCTTGAAGCAAATAATTTAGAAAAAGCAGGAGAAACAGATAAAGCGATCGCAATATATCAAGAAGTATTAGAACTTGATGGGAATGGTACTTATGGTGCAGTTGCCCAAAAAGCTTTAGCTAATCTTACCCAATCTAAAACCGAAGCTACTACCGAAGAAGCAGTTCAATCAGAAACTTCTAAGGATGATTTTTTCTGGAATAAAATTTCCTTAAGATGGAAAGTTACTTTATTTGCTTTGACTATTAGTACCGTTCCTGTAATTGGAATTGGAGCCATTGCTTATTACTTAGGCTGGCAATCTCTCAACCAACAAATTACTCAAACCGAACAAGCCAGTGCTATAGCAATAGCTGATAAACTTAATCGTTTTATGAAAGAGCGACATACAGATATTCAGATTATTGCCAAGCAAGGTTACTTAATTAATCCAATCATCAGAAATTCTACCAGCCAGGCAGAAAAAGAATCAATTGTTAATAACTATTTAGCTAGTTATCCTACTTATGACAGTATTGCTTCTTTCGACCTTAATGGCGATGTCCTAGTACAATCCAAAGGACCAAAAATAGGTAATAGCAAAGAGCGAAAATATTTTCAAGAAGTAATTAAAACTAAAAAAATATATATTAGTCAACCAGAAATTTCTGATTCTTCCGAAGAGATGGTGATTCACATTGCTTCACCAATTATCGATAAAGAAAGCAAGCAAATGATTGGCGTAGTGCGTTCAAGAATGCCAATTCAGAACGTAGAAGAAGTAATTAAAAATTTTGGTGCTAATCAGGAAGAATATCATTTAGTTGATGCTAACGGGAATTTCTTTATTGCCTCTGAAAAAGAGCAGGTAGGACGCAAGCTAGTAGAAGATTTTCCTGGAATTGATACTCTAGTTAATTCCAAACAAACAGGTACTATTTTTACTACCGACCAAGTTGATAATGCGAAGCAATTGGTTTCTTATACTCCTTTTCCTTCCCTAGAGGGATTACCAGATTTAAATTGGAGTTCTGTAGTTGGAATTGATGAAGCAGTCGCTTTTGCGCCTCAAAAACAATTACTTCTAGCCTTGACGATTGGAACGGGTATGACAGTTTTACTAGTAGCAGCGATTTCTACCTGGCTTGCCTATCAAGGTACTCTTCCTATCCTCAAATTTACTACTGCTGTTCAAAAACTGGGTGAAGGAAAATTAGATACTCGTCTGGAAACTCAAGGAACTGATGAATTGGCTGAACTGGGTTCAAATATTAACACCATGGCTCAACAGCTTGAAAGCTTCTTGAATAAACAAGAAATTGAAGCCAAGAAACAAAAGCAAGAAAAAGAACGCTTACAACAAGAAGTAATCAACCTTCTCCTAGATATAGAAGGCGCGCAGAAAGGGGACTTAACTATTGAGGCTAAACTGACAGAAGGTGCAGTAGGCTCAATCGCCGACGCTTTTAACGCCACAATTCGTAAATTAAGAGGGCTGGTATTACAAGTACAATCAGTATCAAATGAAGTTAACGAATTATCTCAGGCAGGAGAAACTTCGGTAAATCAATTATCTTGGGCTGCTGTTAATCAAGCAGAAGAAATCAATCAGGCGTTAGAAAATATTGCTAATATTAATAACTCTATTCAAGACGTGGCAAGTTCGGCTCAAGAAGCAGCTAAGGTAGCAAGAATGGCCTTAAACAAAGCTCACAAAGGTGATACAACCATGGATAAAACCGTAGAAAGTATTGAAAAAATACGGAATACGGTAGCTAATACAGCTAAAAAAGTAAAGCAATTAGCCGAATCGTCCCAAGAAATTTCTCAAATCGTCGAAATTATTTCAGGTATTTCCGAAAAAACCAACCTGTTAGCGTTTAATGCTTCAATTGAGGCTGCTCGTGCAGGGGAACATGGTGAAGGTTTCCGAATTGTAGCGGATGAAGTCCGTCGTCTAGCTGACCGAGTGACAGAAGCGACCAAAGACATTCAACAGTTAGTAGGTAATATTCAACAAGAAACTGCTGAAGTACTTCAGGCGATGGAAGTAGGTACAACCGAAGTAGTCACAGGGACAGAATTAGTCCGCAAGACTAAACAAACTCTTCAAGTCTTAGCAAGTACTAGCGAACAAATTGACCAATATCTTCAATCGATTTCAACTAATACCCAAGCTCAGACCAGTACATCGCAACTAATAAACGAAAAAATGGCAGGGGTTGCAACTATTGCTAAAAGTACCTCACTCGAAGCCCAAGAAGTAGTAGAATCTCTCCGCAATCTTGTCAAAGAAGCTGAAACTCTCCAGTCTTCAGTAGCTCAGTTCCGCTTGCAGTCTTAG
- a CDS encoding CheW protein, translating into MIQNYFSVSLSTSWKVALPLTDVETVIKLEQTEMATIPGIAQFWYGVTNYRGNLLWVLDTEKFLQIDSFQVNSIEKMTAVVLNHKVEGITKKVALTVKRLEGVVSMQTENLSVLSTQTKSQFSNSFSSQFEANDVLFYLLDIEQLFKVFYQKSELLTA; encoded by the coding sequence ATGATTCAAAATTATTTCAGCGTTAGCCTCTCAACATCTTGGAAAGTAGCTTTGCCATTAACAGATGTCGAAACTGTAATTAAGCTTGAACAAACAGAAATGGCTACTATTCCTGGAATTGCTCAGTTTTGGTATGGTGTAACTAATTACCGAGGAAATTTACTTTGGGTTTTAGATACGGAAAAATTTTTACAAATAGATTCTTTTCAGGTTAATTCTATAGAAAAAATGACCGCAGTAGTTTTAAACCATAAAGTTGAAGGAATTACTAAAAAAGTAGCTTTGACTGTAAAAAGATTGGAAGGAGTAGTTTCAATGCAAACAGAAAATTTGTCAGTATTATCTACTCAAACAAAATCTCAATTTAGCAATTCATTCAGTAGCCAATTTGAAGCAAATGACGTTTTATTTTATTTATTAGATATCGAACAATTATTCAAAGTATTTTATCAAAAATCAGAACTTCTTACAGCCTAA
- a CDS encoding response regulator receiver protein, translating to MKTILVVEDTQSERQMISALLSHAGFNVVVTKNAEDGWNWLENNEPPNLILLDIIMPGESGLDLCRKIRSQENLAQTPILFCSSKSEDFDRFWALRQGGNEYITKPYVPQELIEKVTQYAH from the coding sequence ATGAAAACGATATTAGTAGTAGAAGATACTCAGTCTGAAAGACAAATGATTTCAGCTTTATTATCTCATGCAGGATTTAATGTAGTTGTTACCAAAAATGCCGAGGATGGCTGGAACTGGTTAGAAAATAATGAGCCTCCTAATTTAATCTTGCTCGATATTATTATGCCTGGAGAAAGTGGTTTGGATTTGTGTCGAAAAATTCGTTCTCAAGAAAATTTAGCTCAAACTCCCATTTTATTTTGTAGTTCTAAGTCTGAAGATTTTGACCGTTTTTGGGCTTTACGTCAAGGAGGAAATGAATATATTACTAAACCATATGTTCCTCAAGAATTAATTGAAAAAGTAACACAATACGCTCATTAA